A window of Chitinophagales bacterium contains these coding sequences:
- the msrA gene encoding peptide-methionine (S)-S-oxide reductase MsrA → MKTNRFIPGLFLIWMAFFTLSCQGGPASQSKMTMTTNKDTIPAFAGKTDTALFGTGCFWCTEAVFEQLDGVISVTSGYSGDSKEKPSYELVSTGRTNFAECVEIVYDPATISFDELLEVFWQVHDPTTLNRQGADVGPQYRSVVFYLNEEQKQKVEHYKSELDKSGAYPRPIVTTVEPFLAFFAAEDYHQEYYANNKNKNPYCQIVIRPKLEKFEKVFKDKLKKKG, encoded by the coding sequence ATGAAAACCAATCGTTTCATACCCGGCCTCTTCTTGATCTGGATGGCATTTTTCACTCTTTCCTGCCAGGGCGGACCGGCTTCCCAAAGTAAGATGACTATGACAACAAATAAGGATACGATTCCCGCCTTTGCGGGCAAAACCGATACCGCTCTGTTTGGTACCGGTTGCTTCTGGTGTACAGAAGCTGTTTTTGAGCAATTGGACGGTGTTATTTCCGTCACTTCAGGCTATTCTGGTGATTCAAAGGAGAAACCCTCCTATGAGCTGGTCAGTACAGGGCGAACCAATTTTGCGGAATGTGTGGAGATCGTTTATGATCCTGCTACGATCAGTTTTGATGAACTACTCGAGGTTTTCTGGCAGGTACACGACCCCACTACCCTTAACAGACAGGGAGCCGATGTGGGGCCACAATACCGCAGTGTGGTATTTTATCTGAATGAAGAACAAAAGCAGAAAGTAGAACATTATAAATCCGAATTGGACAAGAGTGGCGCCTACCCCCGGCCCATTGTAACAACTGTTGAACCCTTTCTGGCCTTTTTCGCGGCAGAGGATTATCATCAGGAATATTATGCGAATAATAAAAACAAGAATCCCTATTGCCAGATCGTGATCCGGCCTAAGCTGGAGAAATTTGAAAAAGTATTCAAGGATAAACTGAAGAAGAAAGGCTAG